One region of Candidatus Binatus sp. genomic DNA includes:
- a CDS encoding LLM class F420-dependent oxidoreductase, which translates to MRLGITIPFEPFRSAHFAELVRTADRCGYTDAWSYESFSSDAFTPLAAAAMLSDKMRLGCAIIPVFTRPAPLIAMSAVTLNELAGGRFILGLGISTPNIVEQWMGVPFRKPVTMMRETVEALRAIFRGEKLTMAGTMVKINGFRLDAPITHPPKIYIGAQGARMLRLAGELGDGVIVNFITPETVAPMLDNTREAMRAAGKDPAGLDVVCRIIVAVDEDEKVVRNLFRRSLTAYVTVPQYNKFFREIGYDKEATIAIDAWNAGDRNKALETIPDEMVEKIFVFGTAEKCRRRLEDYARAGITTTALQFASFAKTPEERRAKILRAIERLAAV; encoded by the coding sequence ATGCGGCTGGGAATCACCATCCCGTTCGAACCGTTTAGGAGCGCCCACTTCGCCGAGCTGGTGCGCACCGCAGATCGATGCGGCTACACCGACGCGTGGTCGTATGAATCGTTCTCGAGCGACGCGTTTACACCGCTTGCCGCGGCGGCGATGCTCAGCGACAAGATGCGCCTGGGATGCGCGATCATTCCGGTGTTCACGCGGCCGGCGCCGCTGATTGCGATGTCGGCGGTCACCCTCAACGAGCTTGCGGGCGGCCGTTTTATCCTGGGGCTGGGAATCTCGACGCCGAATATCGTCGAGCAGTGGATGGGCGTGCCGTTTCGCAAGCCGGTTACGATGATGCGCGAGACGGTGGAAGCGTTGCGCGCAATTTTTCGCGGCGAGAAGCTCACCATGGCGGGCACGATGGTCAAGATAAACGGTTTCCGGCTCGATGCGCCGATTACGCATCCGCCGAAAATCTATATCGGTGCGCAGGGCGCCAGGATGCTGCGCCTGGCGGGCGAGCTGGGCGACGGCGTGATCGTCAATTTCATCACACCCGAGACGGTCGCGCCGATGCTGGACAATACCCGCGAAGCGATGCGCGCGGCCGGCAAAGACCCCGCCGGGCTGGACGTGGTGTGCAGAATAATCGTCGCGGTGGATGAGGACGAAAAGGTCGTGCGAAATCTGTTCCGGCGGTCGCTGACGGCCTACGTGACGGTGCCGCAGTACAACAAGTTCTTTCGCGAGATCGGCTACGACAAGGAAGCAACGATTGCGATCGATGCGTGGAACGCCGGCGATCGCAACAAAGCGCTCGAGACGATTCCCGACGAGATGGTCGAGAAAATTTTCGTGTTCGGCACGGCAGAGAAATGCCGGCGCCGGCTGGAGGATTACGCGCGCGCGGGAATCACGACTACGGCGTTGCAATTTGCGTCCTTCGCGAAGACGCCGGAAGAGCGCCGCGCAAAGATACTGCGCGCAATCGAGCGGCTGGCGGCGGTCTAA